A part of Pseudomonas sp. HR96 genomic DNA contains:
- the rhtA gene encoding threonine/homoserine exporter RhtA: MNTIKPSLASSLFPVGLLLIAMASIQSGASLAKQLFPLIGPQGTTTLRLLFASLVMLLLLRPWRARFNAASLRSVVVYGISLGCMNLMFYMSLRTVPLGIAVALEFTGPLVVALYGSRRAIDFAWIALAVLGLILLVPMGDAAAGIDLVGAGFALGAGAFWALYIVYGQKAGHDNGVQTAALGVMIAALFVAPVGMVHAGAALLNPALIPLGIGVAILSTALPYSLEMVALTRLPARTFGTLMSIEPAFGALSGLLFLHEVLSVTQWLAIASIIGASVGATLTLRKDSAPAVAMD; encoded by the coding sequence ATGAACACCATCAAACCCAGTCTCGCCAGCAGCCTGTTTCCTGTCGGCCTGCTGCTGATTGCCATGGCCTCGATTCAATCCGGAGCCTCACTGGCCAAGCAGCTGTTTCCCCTGATCGGCCCACAAGGCACCACCACCCTGCGCCTGCTTTTTGCCAGCCTGGTCATGCTGCTGTTGCTGCGCCCCTGGAGGGCCCGATTCAACGCCGCGTCGTTGCGCAGTGTGGTGGTCTACGGCATATCCCTGGGCTGCATGAACCTGATGTTCTACATGTCGCTGCGCACGGTGCCACTGGGCATCGCCGTGGCATTGGAGTTTACCGGTCCGCTGGTAGTGGCCCTGTATGGCTCGCGTCGCGCCATCGACTTCGCCTGGATCGCCCTGGCTGTGCTGGGCCTGATCCTGTTGGTTCCCATGGGTGACGCTGCCGCCGGCATAGACCTGGTGGGGGCAGGTTTCGCATTGGGTGCCGGAGCGTTCTGGGCACTGTACATCGTGTATGGGCAAAAAGCCGGGCATGACAATGGCGTGCAGACTGCCGCCCTGGGCGTGATGATCGCCGCACTGTTCGTGGCGCCGGTAGGTATGGTCCACGCCGGAGCCGCCCTGCTCAACCCGGCGCTGATACCGTTGGGAATCGGCGTTGCAATCCTTTCCACAGCCCTGCCCTACAGCCTGGAAATGGTCGCTTTGACGCGTCTGCCAGCGCGCACCTTCGGCACCCTGATGAGCATCGAGCCGGCATTCGGTGCCTTGTCGGGGCTGTTGTTTCTGCACGAGGTGCTCAGCGTCACCCAGTGGCTGGCGATCGCCTCGATCATCGGTGCGTCGGTGGGTGCGACCCTGACGCTGCGCAAGGACAGCGCGCCAGCCGTTGCCATGGATTGA
- a CDS encoding aminopeptidase P family protein, with protein MSTQSSSVTQVVARLQQVRALLRDEGVSALLVPSADPHLSEYLPAYWQARQWLSGFQGSVGTLVVTGEFAGLWVDSRYWEQADKELSGSGITLMKLRPGQPGPLDWLAEQAGAGDVVAVDGAVMALASARTLREKLQARGARLRTDTDLVASLWHDRAPLPGNPVYAHLPPYASESRASRLAALRESLAERGAQWHFLATLDDIAWLFNLRGSDVTYNPVFVAFALVGQDSAELFLDLGKLDAELAGQLQHEGIGLRDYAEVGAALAAIPAQSALLIDPVRVTCGLLDHVDGQVQLLEGLNPTTLAKSRKSDTDARFIRQAMAEDGAALCEFFAWLESALGQRRVTEVDIDTELTAARARRPDYVSASFATIAAFNANGAMPHYRATEQSHAVIEGDGLLLIDSGGQYLGGTTDITRMVPVGTPSSEQKRDCTRVFKGMSALSRARFPRGILSPLLDAIARAPLWADSVDYGHGTGHGVGYFMNVHEGPQVIAYQAPATPQTAMQPGMITSIEPGTYRPGRWGVRIENLVLNRAAAGSEFGEYLEFETLTLCPIDTRCLQLELLTQEEREWLNDYHAQVRERLSPLLDGAGLAWLQERTVAV; from the coding sequence ATGAGTACCCAGTCTTCATCCGTTACCCAGGTCGTTGCGCGCCTGCAGCAGGTTCGCGCGCTGTTGCGCGACGAGGGCGTCAGCGCCTTGCTGGTGCCGTCTGCCGACCCTCATCTTTCCGAATACCTGCCAGCCTATTGGCAGGCCAGGCAGTGGTTGTCGGGTTTTCAAGGTTCGGTGGGTACCCTGGTGGTCACCGGCGAATTTGCCGGCTTGTGGGTGGACAGCCGCTATTGGGAACAGGCTGACAAGGAGCTGTCCGGCAGTGGCATCACCCTCATGAAGCTGCGCCCCGGCCAGCCCGGCCCGCTGGACTGGCTCGCCGAGCAGGCTGGCGCCGGCGACGTGGTCGCCGTGGATGGCGCCGTCATGGCCCTGGCTTCTGCCCGCACTCTGCGCGAGAAGCTGCAGGCGCGCGGGGCCCGCCTGCGCACCGACACCGACCTGGTGGCCTCGCTCTGGCATGATCGCGCGCCGCTCCCAGGCAACCCGGTATATGCCCACCTGCCACCCTACGCCAGTGAGAGCCGCGCCAGCCGGCTTGCCGCCTTGCGCGAAAGCCTGGCCGAACGCGGCGCGCAATGGCATTTCCTGGCGACCCTGGACGACATCGCCTGGTTGTTCAACCTGCGCGGCTCCGACGTGACCTACAACCCGGTCTTCGTGGCCTTTGCCCTGGTGGGGCAGGACAGCGCCGAGCTGTTCCTCGACCTTGGCAAGCTGGACGCCGAGCTGGCCGGGCAACTGCAACACGAAGGGATCGGCCTGCGCGACTACGCCGAAGTCGGCGCGGCGCTGGCGGCGATCCCGGCGCAAAGCGCGTTGCTGATCGACCCGGTGCGGGTCACCTGCGGGTTGCTTGATCACGTTGACGGTCAGGTGCAGTTGCTCGAAGGACTCAATCCCACCACGCTGGCCAAGTCGCGCAAGAGCGACACCGATGCCCGATTCATCCGCCAGGCCATGGCCGAGGACGGCGCGGCGCTGTGCGAGTTCTTTGCCTGGCTGGAATCGGCACTGGGCCAACGGCGGGTCACGGAAGTGGATATCGACACCGAGCTGACCGCCGCCCGCGCGCGGCGTCCGGATTATGTGTCGGCAAGCTTTGCTACCATTGCCGCCTTCAACGCCAACGGCGCCATGCCGCATTACCGAGCGACCGAGCAGTCCCACGCAGTGATCGAGGGCGACGGCCTGCTGTTGATCGACTCCGGCGGCCAGTACCTGGGCGGCACCACCGACATCACCCGCATGGTGCCCGTCGGCACGCCAAGCAGCGAGCAGAAGCGCGATTGCACGCGGGTGTTCAAGGGCATGTCGGCGCTGTCCCGGGCGCGCTTTCCCAGGGGCATCCTGTCACCGCTGCTGGACGCCATCGCTCGGGCGCCGCTGTGGGCCGACAGCGTCGACTACGGGCATGGCACCGGGCATGGCGTCGGCTATTTCATGAATGTGCACGAGGGCCCTCAGGTCATCGCCTACCAGGCGCCCGCCACGCCGCAGACGGCCATGCAGCCGGGCATGATCACTTCCATCGAGCCGGGCACGTATCGCCCCGGCCGGTGGGGCGTGCGGATCGAGAACCTCGTGCTGAATCGAGCGGCTGCCGGCAGCGAGTTTGGTGAGTACCTTGAATTCGAGACGCTGACGTTGTGCCCGATCGACACGCGTTGCCTGCAGCTGGAGCTGCTGACCCAGGAGGAACGCGAATGGTTGAACGACTACCATGCTCAAGTGCGCGAACGGCTCAGCCCGCTGCTCGACGGCGCTGGCCTGGCCTGGTTACAGGAGCGCACAGTGGCAGTGTGA
- a CDS encoding sugar ABC transporter substrate-binding protein: protein MPTTLPFSIRTTVLAACLALSGTALADQTLTIATVNNSDMIRMQRLSKTFEQQHPDIKLNWVVLEENVLRQRLTTDIATKGGQFDVLTIGMYEAALWGAKDWLEPMKDLPASYDLDDVFPSVREGLSAKSQLYALPFYAESSITYYRTDLFKAAGLTMPEHPTWTQIGEFADKLNKPDKEQYGICLRGKAGWGENMALITTMANGFGARWFNEQWQPEFTGPEWKDALTFYVDTMKKDGPPGASSNGFNENLALFNSGKCAIWVDASVAGSFVTDKTQSKVADSVGFTYAPHEKTDKGSSWLYSWALAIPTSSKAKDAAKQFAAWATSKDYAKLVADTDGVANVPPGTRKSTYSDAYLAAAPFAKVTLESLKVADPKNPGARAVPYVGIQLVTIPEFQAIGTAVGKTFSLALTGGSTVDKALQDAQTYTEREMKRAGYPK, encoded by the coding sequence ATGCCCACAACCCTACCGTTCTCTATTCGCACTACGGTCCTGGCTGCCTGCCTGGCATTGTCTGGTACAGCCCTTGCCGACCAGACGCTGACCATCGCCACGGTCAACAACAGCGACATGATCCGCATGCAGCGGTTGTCGAAAACCTTCGAGCAGCAACATCCTGATATCAAACTCAACTGGGTCGTGCTCGAAGAAAACGTGCTGCGCCAACGCCTCACCACTGATATCGCCACCAAAGGTGGCCAGTTCGACGTTTTGACCATCGGCATGTACGAAGCCGCACTCTGGGGTGCGAAGGACTGGCTCGAACCAATGAAGGACCTGCCGGCCAGCTATGACCTGGACGACGTCTTCCCCTCGGTGCGCGAAGGGCTCTCGGCCAAGAGCCAGCTCTATGCCCTGCCCTTCTACGCCGAGAGCTCGATCACCTACTACCGCACCGACCTGTTCAAGGCTGCGGGCCTGACCATGCCCGAACACCCGACCTGGACCCAGATCGGTGAATTCGCCGACAAGCTCAACAAGCCGGACAAGGAGCAATACGGCATCTGCCTGCGCGGCAAGGCCGGCTGGGGCGAGAACATGGCGCTGATCACCACCATGGCCAACGGCTTTGGCGCGCGCTGGTTCAACGAGCAATGGCAGCCGGAGTTCACCGGGCCAGAGTGGAAGGACGCACTGACCTTCTACGTCGACACCATGAAGAAGGATGGCCCGCCCGGTGCCTCCAGCAACGGCTTCAACGAGAACCTGGCGCTGTTCAACAGCGGCAAGTGCGCCATCTGGGTCGACGCCAGCGTGGCCGGCTCGTTCGTCACCGACAAGACCCAGAGCAAGGTCGCCGACAGCGTTGGCTTCACCTACGCCCCCCACGAGAAGACCGACAAGGGCTCGTCCTGGTTGTACTCCTGGGCGCTGGCCATCCCGACCAGCTCCAAGGCCAAGGACGCCGCCAAGCAGTTCGCCGCCTGGGCAACCTCCAAGGACTACGCCAAGCTCGTCGCCGACACCGACGGCGTCGCCAACGTACCGCCAGGGACCCGCAAGTCGACCTACAGCGATGCTTACCTGGCGGCCGCGCCCTTCGCCAAGGTCACGCTGGAATCGCTGAAAGTCGCCGATCCGAAAAACCCGGGTGCCCGCGCTGTGCCTTATGTCGGTATCCAGCTGGTGACCATCCCCGAGTTCCAGGCCATCGGCACCGCAGTCGGCAAGACCTTCTCGCTGGCGCTGACTGGCGGCAGCACGGTGGACAAGGCGCTCCAGGATGCGCAGACCTACACCGAACGCGAAATGAAGCGTGCGGGCTATCCCAAGTAG
- a CDS encoding sugar ABC transporter permease has protein sequence MNTHTAKAHLETADVPRKRHFLNPGWFLVSPSVALLLLWMIVPLGMTLYFSLIRYNLLNPGENEFVGLDNFSFFVTDSGFLPGAMNTLLLVGSVLLISVVFGVLISALLEASEFFGRGIVRVLLISPFFIMPTVGALIFKNLIFHPVSGILAALWKLFGAQPVDWLAHYPLLSIIIIVSWQWLPFAILILMTAMQSLDQEQKEAARLDGAGPIAIFWHLTLPHLARPIAVVIMIETIFLLSVFAEIFTTTNGGPGFESTNLAYLIYNQALVQFDVGMASAGGLIAVVIANIAAIILVRMIGKNLTDKQ, from the coding sequence ATGAACACCCATACTGCCAAGGCGCATCTGGAGACGGCTGACGTCCCTCGCAAGCGCCATTTCCTCAATCCCGGCTGGTTTCTGGTCAGCCCTTCGGTGGCGTTGCTGCTGCTGTGGATGATCGTGCCGTTGGGCATGACCCTGTACTTTTCGCTGATCCGCTACAACCTGCTCAACCCCGGTGAAAACGAATTCGTCGGCCTGGACAACTTCAGCTTCTTCGTGACTGACTCGGGCTTTCTGCCCGGGGCCATGAACACCCTGCTGCTGGTCGGCAGCGTGTTGCTGATCAGCGTGGTGTTCGGCGTGCTGATTTCCGCGCTGCTGGAAGCCAGCGAGTTCTTCGGCCGCGGCATCGTGCGGGTGTTGCTGATCTCGCCCTTCTTCATCATGCCCACGGTCGGCGCGCTGATCTTCAAGAATCTGATCTTCCACCCGGTGTCGGGCATTCTCGCCGCGCTGTGGAAGCTGTTCGGCGCCCAGCCCGTCGACTGGCTGGCGCATTACCCGCTGCTGTCGATCATTATCATCGTCTCCTGGCAATGGCTGCCGTTCGCCATCCTGATCCTGATGACCGCCATGCAGTCCCTTGACCAGGAGCAGAAGGAAGCCGCGCGTCTGGACGGGGCTGGCCCGATCGCGATCTTCTGGCACCTGACCCTGCCGCACCTGGCTCGCCCGATCGCCGTGGTAATCATGATCGAGACGATCTTCCTGCTCTCGGTATTCGCCGAAATCTTCACCACCACCAACGGCGGCCCCGGCTTCGAGTCGACCAACCTCGCCTACCTGATCTACAACCAGGCGCTGGTGCAGTTCGATGTCGGCATGGCGTCGGCCGGTGGGCTGATTGCCGTGGTCATTGCCAACATCGCCGCCATTATCCTGGTGCGGATGATCGGCAAAAACCTCACCGACAAACAATGA
- a CDS encoding carbohydrate ABC transporter permease translates to MMTLKQSRRLQSVFLGCLAWVIALVLFFPIFWMILTSFKTELNAFATPPQFIFTPTLENYLHIQERSDYFHFAWNSVVISFSATLLCMLIAVPAAYSMAFYETKRTKGTLLWMLSTKMLPPVGVLMPIYLMAKTFGLLDSRLALIIIYTLINLPIVVWMIYTYFKDIPRDILEAARLDGATLAQEMIRVLLPISKGGLASTVLLSLILCWNEAFWSLNLTSSQAAPLTALIASYSSPEGLFWAKLSAVSTLACAPILIFGWISQKQLVRGLSFGAVK, encoded by the coding sequence ATGATGACGCTCAAACAATCTCGCCGGCTGCAAAGCGTGTTCCTCGGATGCCTGGCCTGGGTGATCGCGCTGGTGCTGTTCTTCCCGATCTTCTGGATGATTCTCACCAGCTTCAAGACCGAACTGAACGCCTTCGCCACGCCGCCGCAGTTCATCTTCACCCCGACCCTGGAGAACTATCTGCACATCCAGGAGCGCAGCGACTACTTCCACTTCGCCTGGAACTCGGTGGTGATCTCCTTCAGCGCCACCCTGCTGTGCATGCTGATCGCGGTTCCGGCTGCCTATTCCATGGCCTTCTACGAGACCAAACGCACCAAGGGCACACTGCTGTGGATGCTCTCGACCAAAATGCTGCCACCGGTGGGCGTGCTGATGCCCATCTACCTGATGGCCAAGACCTTCGGCCTGCTCGACTCGCGCCTGGCCCTGATCATCATCTACACGCTGATCAACCTGCCGATCGTGGTCTGGATGATTTACACCTACTTCAAGGACATCCCCCGCGACATCCTCGAAGCAGCGCGGCTCGACGGTGCCACCCTGGCCCAGGAAATGATTCGCGTGCTGCTGCCCATCAGCAAGGGTGGCCTGGCGTCGACCGTGCTGCTGTCACTGATCCTGTGCTGGAACGAAGCCTTCTGGTCGCTCAACCTGACCAGCTCCCAGGCTGCTCCGCTGACCGCACTGATCGCCTCCTATTCGAGCCCCGAGGGGCTGTTCTGGGCCAAGTTGTCGGCGGTGTCGACCCTGGCCTGTGCGCCGATCCTGATCTTTGGCTGGATCAGCCAGAAACAATTGGTCCGCGGCCTGTCCTTCGGCGCCGTGAAGTAA
- a CDS encoding sn-glycerol-3-phosphate ABC transporter ATP-binding protein UgpC, translating into MATLKIRNLKKGFEGLSIIKGIDLEVRDKEFVVFVGPSGCGKSTLLRLIAGLEDVTSGTIELDGRDITEVTPAKRDLAMVFQTYALYPHMTVRKNLSFALDLAGKDKAQVDAKVAEAARILELGALLDRKPKQLSGGQRQRVAIGRAIVRNPKIFLFDEPLSNLDAALRVQTRLELSRLHKELQATMIYVTHDQVEAMTLADKVVVLNGGRVEQVGSPLELYHHPANLFVAGFLGTPKMGFLKGRVNRIDGQSCEVQLDAGTLVQLPRVSPTLSVGSSVTLGIRPEHLELAGAGQGGFAVVADVSERLGSDTFCHVVTESGEPLTMRIRGDMASQYGERLQLHLDPQYCHLFDADGAAVGKPLAAAA; encoded by the coding sequence ATGGCCACCCTGAAAATTCGCAACCTGAAGAAAGGCTTCGAAGGCCTCTCCATCATCAAGGGCATCGACCTGGAAGTACGCGACAAGGAATTCGTGGTGTTCGTCGGCCCCAGCGGCTGCGGCAAGTCCACCCTGCTGCGGCTGATCGCCGGCCTGGAAGATGTCACCTCCGGCACCATCGAGCTGGACGGGCGCGACATCACCGAGGTCACCCCGGCCAAGCGCGACCTGGCCATGGTGTTCCAGACCTACGCCCTGTACCCGCACATGACAGTGCGCAAGAACCTGTCGTTCGCCCTCGACCTGGCCGGCAAGGACAAGGCTCAGGTCGACGCCAAGGTTGCCGAAGCAGCGCGCATCCTCGAGCTGGGGGCGCTGCTCGACCGCAAGCCCAAGCAGCTGTCCGGTGGCCAGCGCCAGCGTGTGGCCATTGGCCGGGCGATCGTGCGCAACCCGAAGATCTTCCTGTTCGATGAACCGCTGTCCAACCTGGACGCCGCCCTGCGCGTACAGACTCGCCTGGAGCTGTCACGCCTGCACAAGGAACTGCAGGCGACCATGATCTACGTGACCCACGACCAGGTCGAAGCCATGACCCTGGCCGACAAGGTGGTGGTGCTCAACGGTGGCCGGGTCGAGCAGGTCGGCTCGCCGCTGGAGCTCTATCACCACCCGGCCAACCTGTTCGTCGCCGGCTTTCTCGGCACCCCGAAAATGGGCTTTCTCAAAGGCCGGGTCAACCGCATCGACGGCCAGAGCTGCGAGGTGCAACTGGACGCCGGCACGCTGGTGCAGTTGCCGCGCGTGAGCCCGACCCTGAGTGTCGGCAGCTCGGTGACCCTGGGCATTCGACCCGAGCACCTGGAACTCGCCGGCGCCGGCCAAGGGGGCTTCGCGGTGGTCGCCGACGTCAGCGAGCGGCTGGGCAGCGACACCTTCTGCCACGTAGTGACCGAGTCGGGCGAGCCGCTGACCATGCGCATCCGCGGCGACATGGCCAGCCAGTATGGCGAACGGCTGCAACTGCACCTCGACCCGCAGTACTGCCATCTCTTCGACGCCGATGGCGCTGCCGTGGGCAAGCCCCTGGCTGCGGCCGCCTGA